The Pontibacter korlensis sequence GCCTATGAAGAAGTGCTGAGTAAAGTAGGAGCCAGTCTGCACCGCGATGTGGTAGACGAAAGAGTAATTGCTGACGTTCGCGCAGGAACAGGTGCTAGCGGCAAAAACGGGAACGGCCTTATAGACTCGCAGGAAGAAGTAGGTGGCTGGCCTGAATTGAAGTCAGAAACGGCACCGGTTGATGCAGACAAAGACGGTATCCCGGATGCTTGGGAAATACAGAACGGCCTCAGTCCAAACGAACCAAAGGATGGTAGCTACTATAAAAAAGGCACGCCCTATACTTACCTGGAAGTGTATCTCAATAGCTTAGTGGAGTAGGAGACTTCAGTTGCTTTGGTAAGGTATAAGCCTGTAGTTAAAGTTGTTCAGGTGAACCCACTCCTAACCCCTCCGAGGAGGGAAACCTGTTCAGCCGACGATTACACCCCTCTGACCAACGGTCGCAAGTTTCGACTCTCGTCTCACTTGTCCTCAAGGGGACAGTTGAAGAACAACGGCTATCAAATCTGAACCCAGTCCTTGGGTTGAGCGTCTCGAGAGGTTCCGGTGCCTGAAAGGCATTGCGACGCAGGAGCAAAGGAAGCGAAAGCAGCGTGATACCCAAGGACGAGGCCTCCCGGCCTGGAGGGCACCACAGCTAGAGGTGAACAATAGCTAAAACGAAAAGCAGAAACAGAAAAGAAACTATCCTAGAGTAGGAACAATGAAAAAACAAAGTATACTTTATCTGGCCCTTCTACTAAGCACCTTAACCAACTGCACACAAAAAGAAACTACGACTGTGTCAGCAACACCAGCCGCACAGCAAAAAGCAATAGCTTTCCCCGGAGCAGAAGGTGCTGGTATGTATACCACAGGTGGCCGTGGCGGTAAAGTATACATAGTTTCTAATCTGAATGACAGCGGCCCCGGTAGCTTGCGTGAAGCCATTGAGCAGCAGGGGCCACGCACCATAGTATTTGCTGTTTCGGGTAACATCGATCTGAAGTCACGGCTAAGTATAAACACAGGTGATGTAACCATGGCAGGACAATCAGCGCCCGGGGATGGTATTTGTATAAAAGGTTATCCCGTTACTGTGGCGGCAGATAACGTAATTATCCGTTACCTACGCTTCAGGATGGGCAATGAGCATGATCAGGAGGCAGATGCGCTGAGTGGTAGGCAGCACAAGAACATCATTATTGACCATTGCTCCATGAGTTGGTCAGTGGATGAGTGTGCTTCCTTTTACACCAACGAAGACTTTACCATGCAGTGGTGCATCATCTCCGAAAGCCTTAACTCCTCCCTTCATGCCAAGGGCAAACACGGATATGGCGGTATCTGGGGCGGCACCCGCGTCTCGTTTCACCATAACCTGTTGGCGCACCATAACAGCCGCAACCCACGTTTTTCAGGATCAAAGTATGAAACCGACGTACCGAGCAGGCAGCTGGACTTCCGGAACAACGTGATCTATAACTGGGGCATGAACAGTGCCTATGGCGGAGAAGAAGGCGAACATAACATGGTAAATAATTATTACAAGCCAGGGCCAGCAACACCAAAGACCGTTCAGAGCAGGATAGTAAATCCCTCTAAACCCTACGGCAAGTTTTATGTGGCCGGTAACTACGTAGCCGGAAATGAGAAAGTAAGTCAGGACAACTGGGCGGGCGGTGTGCAATGTGATGACCCGGAGGTGACGCGCAGCAATAGTGTTTTTGCCTATGCACCGGTAGCTACACAATCGGCAGAAGAGGCATATAAGTTGGTGCTGACATCGGCAGGGGCTTCGCTTACACGGGATGCCGTGGATGAGCGGGTGGTGGAAGAGGTGAGGTCAGGCACCGCTACCTTCAAAGGTTCTGTCAGTGGCAGACCCGGTATCATTGATTCGCAGGAAGACGTGGGCGGCTGGCCGGAGTTAAATTCAAAACCAGCCCCCGAAGATGCCGACAAAGACGGTATGCCAGACAGCTGGGAAATGCAGCACAACCTAAACCCAGGCAGCCCTACCGATGCTGTCGCACATACGCTTCACGGGCAGTACACCAACTTGGAAATGTACCTGAATAGTCTGGTGGAGCCACAGAAGGCCCAGTAAATATCTTTCTAATCGCCTCTAAGTAGACATTCAGCCAGGGCAGTTCATCATAAAATAGTTAACTTCAAGCATGCGCAATTTTCTTATCAGTGTTACTAGTGCCAAAGTTCTAAGTCTTAGCCTTGCATTTATTATATCCTGCACCGCCGCGTTTGCACAGCAGGTAAAATCTGATGTGGCTAACTTTTATTCCCTGCTGAACGGCTATTCTAGTAAAAGCAACGCCAGCTTATCATACTTGTCCAAAGAACCAAAGAACACGGAAAAGTGGAGAAAAAGCGCACGAGCAAAGCTTCACGAGTTACTGGCCTTTGATCCGGAACCGGCCCCGCTTAATACAAAAGTGCTCAGCACGACGAAGCGAGACGGCTATACCCAACACCTGGTAAGATACAATGTGAATAACCTGCAGAAAACAGAAGCTTTTTTGCTGGTGCCCGATAATATCACCAAGCCTGCCCCAGCCGTTATCGCGCTACACGACCATGGTGGCTTTTACTTTTACGGAAAAGAGAAGCATACCTTTACCGATAACCAGCCTCTTATACTTAAAGAGTATATCCAGAACCTGTACGAAGGCAGGCACTATGCCGACGAACTGGCCAGAAGGGGCTTTGTGGTGCTTTGTCCGGATGCGATATACTTCGGCTCCCAAAAGATAGACCCTGCACAGCTGGTAAATACAAAAGGATACTTTGATAAGGTAGAAGATGCCGATGAAAGTGAGCGCATCAAGCTCTTTAACAAACAAGTGGCCGGACCCAACGAGGTGGCGATGAATAAGACTATACTTACCTCCGGCACTACCTGGCTAGGCATCATTGCTCAAAACGACAGAGTGGCGGTAGACTTCCTACTTTCGCGCCCAGAGGTGGACCCGGAACGGATTGGCTGCATTGGGCTTTCGCTGGGCGGCTTACGCAGCACCTATCTTTTCGGCCTGGACCCAAGAATCAAAACAGGTGTAGTGGCCGCTTTTTCTACAACCTACCAGCATATGCTGCAGCAGCACGCGCACCACACTTGGATGATGTATGTGCCGCGCCAGTACGAGTTCCTGGACCTGCCAGATGTAGCCTCACTGAATGCACCACGCCCACTAATGGTCATGAACTGCAAGCAGGATAAACTTTTTAATTTAGCGGGGATGCAGGCAGCAGAGCAAAAGCTGTCCACTATTTATACTAAAATGAAAGCACCAGAAAAATTCTCAACCAAATACTATGACGAACCCCACTCCATGACGATCCCGATGCAGGAGGACGCTATTAGTTGGTTAGAGAAGTGGTTGAAGTAGAATGAGGACATAAGACGCTAGTATCAAGACACAAGACTTTTGCTAATACGACTTCTAAAGCAGCTTTTTTATAAGGGAGTCTTTGTTAAAGGAACTATATGGGCAGGATACCCTATAAGATACCACTTGCCGATCGAAGGAAAAACTTTCCCAGTTTTTCCAGGAGGTGCCTTTGGAGTTTTTCGGTCCCGCGCGTGCGGGATTGCAAAGCGACAGCGGGCAAAGAAAAGCTCTCAGCGCCGAGTAGGAAAACGAGTCCTCGCGGACTTGGAGCGCACTAACAGAAGCTATGAGACTGGCCGCCTGTGGAGCCGAGATTGCTAAGCTGCTACGGCAGCCTGCTATCAATATTAAATTAGGAAAGAAGCCGAAA is a genomic window containing:
- a CDS encoding pectate lyase family protein — encoded protein: MKKQSILYLALLLSTLTNCTQKETTTVSATPAAQQKAIAFPGAEGAGMYTTGGRGGKVYIVSNLNDSGPGSLREAIEQQGPRTIVFAVSGNIDLKSRLSINTGDVTMAGQSAPGDGICIKGYPVTVAADNVIIRYLRFRMGNEHDQEADALSGRQHKNIIIDHCSMSWSVDECASFYTNEDFTMQWCIISESLNSSLHAKGKHGYGGIWGGTRVSFHHNLLAHHNSRNPRFSGSKYETDVPSRQLDFRNNVIYNWGMNSAYGGEEGEHNMVNNYYKPGPATPKTVQSRIVNPSKPYGKFYVAGNYVAGNEKVSQDNWAGGVQCDDPEVTRSNSVFAYAPVATQSAEEAYKLVLTSAGASLTRDAVDERVVEEVRSGTATFKGSVSGRPGIIDSQEDVGGWPELNSKPAPEDADKDGMPDSWEMQHNLNPGSPTDAVAHTLHGQYTNLEMYLNSLVEPQKAQ
- a CDS encoding dienelactone hydrolase family protein, whose protein sequence is MRNFLISVTSAKVLSLSLAFIISCTAAFAQQVKSDVANFYSLLNGYSSKSNASLSYLSKEPKNTEKWRKSARAKLHELLAFDPEPAPLNTKVLSTTKRDGYTQHLVRYNVNNLQKTEAFLLVPDNITKPAPAVIALHDHGGFYFYGKEKHTFTDNQPLILKEYIQNLYEGRHYADELARRGFVVLCPDAIYFGSQKIDPAQLVNTKGYFDKVEDADESERIKLFNKQVAGPNEVAMNKTILTSGTTWLGIIAQNDRVAVDFLLSRPEVDPERIGCIGLSLGGLRSTYLFGLDPRIKTGVVAAFSTTYQHMLQQHAHHTWMMYVPRQYEFLDLPDVASLNAPRPLMVMNCKQDKLFNLAGMQAAEQKLSTIYTKMKAPEKFSTKYYDEPHSMTIPMQEDAISWLEKWLK